The following is a genomic window from Kiritimatiellia bacterium.
TTCGACCGGGTTTATGTGACTTCGTGCACACATCACCCCCTACCCAGAAGTCCAAAAAACCCCTCCCTCGACTCGAATCTGCCGTCCTGTACGCACTGACAGGATAAGAAAAGGGCCAAACACGAGGCGCCGCACGTTGTGCGGCGGCCGCGCCACGCCGTGGCGCGCTACAGCGCCTGTCGCGTCCTGGACAACTCCGTCGCGACATACAGGATCAGCATCGGCACGACCGGCAGGTGATGCCGCGCGCCGCCCTCGTAGAAACTGTAGATGGCCCACTTCGACAGCACCAGGATCGCCGTCGCCAGTTCGACGGGCGTGGCGCGGCGGCGTTGGATCAGCGCGCGCAGACTGACGAACGCCCAGAGGAATGCCAGCGTTCCCCACCCGGCCTGCGCGAGGAACCGAAGGACCTGATCCAGCCGCGGGATGGGCTCACCGCGGTGATTGATCAGTTCAACATAGCTGGTTTCCGTGCCCCACGTGTGGAGTAGTTTGCGGGCGGCCAGCCGGAGAAACGCCCCGGGATGGAAAAAGATCCATGCCTTCGCCTGGTCCCGGCAGTAGCGCATGTGCCGGAGCATTTCAGCCGGCGTTTCGATGCGCGTCGTGTCGGGGAGGGGGCTATAGAGGCCGTCGGAGTCCGGGTTGTTCGCGCTCCAGAGAACGAGCGGGCCGGACGTGCAGACGAGGACCGGCTCGCCGAACACCTGCCGGTTCCGCCAGGCCCAGGGCGCGATGACGATAACCATGCCGAGGAGGAAAGCCATCCACGCCGCCCACGCGCGGCGCTGGAAAAACGAACGGGCGTTAAGCAGCCAAAAGGCCAGGGCTTGTGCGGGGGCGACCAACAGAACCGCCTTGGTCAGCGAGCCGAATCCGGCGGCGAGACCGCCGAGGAATCCCGCGCCGGCGCCGCCCTCCTCCCGGGCGACCGTCAACCATCGGCCGACCATCAGGAGGATCATCAGCGTGTAGAGATAGAAGTAGTACGGGGTGACCAGCGCATAGAGGACCATCGACGGGTAGAACGCCATGGCCAAGGTCGCGCCCCGTGCGGATTCCGGCGGCAGGATGCGGCGCGCGATGGCATGCAGCGCGAGGATCATGCCGAGGAACAGGGGGAGTTGTCCAAGTTGGGCCACGAGTGGCGTGGCGCCGAGGACTTTGAAGAGGATCGCGTAGTACCAGATCTGGCCCGGAGCGTAATACGTGAGGGGCGACATTTGTCCCGCGCGCGCGAGGTGGGCGGCCTCTTGGAGTACAAACAGTCCGTCGAACGACGGCGCGGGCCGCAACCAGAGAACTAGTCCGACCTGGAGCAAGGCCGGGAGGCCGAGGGCCAGGCCCAGAAAGGCGCCGGTCGGTAGGCCGTCCAGGAGTCGGCCCGCGGCCTTCCGCATCCCGGCCGCGCGTCGGGCGCCGCACAGTCCGGCCGCGCCGGCCGAAAGCAGCAGCGGGATCCAGCCTTCGGGCCGACCCTTGTATAAAGGAAAAATGAGCAGCAGGCCCAGCGCCGCGAGCCCGGCGAACCGGAACCCGCCGGCCAGCAGCGCGCCGGCAACCCGCATCGGGCCGGAGGCTGGATTCGGCGTCATCATAGTCCGGGGCCATAGTAGAGAATGGGGTGGGGGGCGCAAGGCTGAAAGGGGCCCGGGCGTTCCTTTGCAGGGTCCACGCCGCCCCGCCCGCCTTTACCGGTTACATTGTTCCCTGTTCCCCCCTTCCCGCCCTTTCCGCTTCTCCCTCCTCTCTATTTACATTATGCGCATATGCGCATAATATAAATAGCCATGAACTACAGACAGGCGAAGGTAAGGGCGGAGATCCTGAAGGCCATGGCGCATCCGGTCCGCGTCCTGATCGTGGAAACCCTGCTCGGCGGGGATCGGTGCGGCCGGGAACTGAACCGGTTGGCCCGCATCAACCAGTCGAACATTTCCCGGCACCTGGCCGTGCTGAAGAAGGCCGGCATCGTCAGCGACCGGCGCACGGCGACCCGGGTCTATTACCACCTCGAAACGCCCTGCATCCTCAAGAGCCTCGATTGCGCGGCGGACGTCGTTCGCGCGGACACCCGGCGTCGTCATGATTATCTGAAGGTCGTTTGACATGAACAGGGAACTTAAAGTCTTCCTCGTTTTGGTCGCCGTCTTTCTGGGGCTGTATTACCTGCCCGTGGATGTGCCGCGCTTCCAGGGCGCGGTCCTCGAGGCATTCCGGCTGGCCAGGTGGTACGCGCGCGAACATGTCCTGCTCTGCCTCGTCCCCGCGTTCTTCATCGCCGGCGCCATCGGCGTGTTCGTCAGTCAGAACGCGATAATGAAGTATTTCGGGCCGAAGGCGCACAAAGCGCTGGCCTACGGCGTGGCCTCGGTTTCGGGCACGATTCTCGCGGTTTGCTCCTGTACGGTGCTTCCCCTGTTTGGCGGCATCTACATGCGCGGCGCCGGACTGGGACCGGCCATCGCGTTTTTGTATTCCGGCCCGGCGATCAACGTGCTCGCCATTGTGCTCACCGCCCGCGTGTTGGGCTGGCAACTCGGCGTCGCGCGGGCGATCGGGGCGGTGGCCTTCAGCGTTATCATCGGGCTGTTGATGCACCTGATCTTCCTGAAAGAGGAACGCGCCAAGGCGGCGCAGGGCCAGGATGTTTATCTCGGCGA
Proteins encoded in this region:
- a CDS encoding winged helix-turn-helix transcriptional regulator → MNYRQAKVRAEILKAMAHPVRVLIVETLLGGDRCGRELNRLARINQSNISRHLAVLKKAGIVSDRRTATRVYYHLETPCILKSLDCAADVVRADTRRRHDYLKVV